The genomic region AGAGATCGATCTTGGCCTCCGGCGCTTTGGCGGTGATGTTCTTCTCCGAGGTCGAGCCTTTGGCGGTCGCGACGGTCTTGCCCTTGAGGCTGTCGATGCCCTGGATGTCGCTGTCTTTCTTCACCAGCAGCGATTGCCCGGCGACATAGTAGGTGTCCGAGAAATCGATCTGCTGGGCGCGCTCTTCGTTGGCGGTCATGGTCGCAACGACCATATCGACCGTGCCGTCGTTCAGGTAGGGAATGCGGTTCTTGCTGATCGATTCCTTGAACTCGATCGCGTTGGGATCGCCAAAGATACGCTTGGCGATCTCGCGGGCGATCTCCACGTCGAAGCCCTCGACCTGATTGGTCGTCGGGTTGAGGAAGCCGAAGCCCGGCTGGTCGTACTTGACGCCGACGATCAGCTTGCCGCGATCCTGAATTGCGCGCAGCGCGGTGCCTTCGGCTGCCTTCTCCATCGCTTTGCCGCCAGCGGCTCCCGAAGCTGCGGGCGCTCCCGACGCGGCAGGCGAGCTGCCGGTGCTGTCGGTCTGGCCGGTCGACTGCCCACAGGCCGATAGGATCAGCGCCAGTGTGAGCGTCAGAGCCATAAGAAATCTGCGGTACATCTGCGTTTTCTCCATTCGTAAAGAAGTGGATCGGTGAGGCCAATTCTAATCGTTGGCGGTCAGGCGTGTCAATCGCGATTTCTGCCCCGACAGACGAGGTGGTCTAGCGCTCGTCATGCGTGCGGCGAACCAGCGCCCACGCGCCGGGCAGCACAAGCGCCGCAATGGCGATCTTGAGCAGATCGCCGGGCAGGAAGGGATACACGCCCGCCCACATCAGCGAGATGTTGCCCAGGATGCCTTTGTAGAGGCCGAGCCACGACGCGCCGATCAGGTAGATCACGAGGTTGCCGATCAGCATTGCCAGCGCCGCCAGATGCAAGCGCCGATCCCATCCGCGCTCGGCCAGCAGCCCGATGATGCCCGCTGCCAGCGGATACGAGAGCAGGTAGCCGCCCGTCGGGCCGAGGATGCGCGCGAAACCGGCAGCGCCACCGGCAAAGACCGGCAGGCCGATCGCGCCTTCGAGCACGTAGAGCAGCAGCGCCAGCGCGCCGCGTCGGCTGCCGAGCGCCGCGCCGGTGAGCAGCACGCCGAGCGTCTGGCCGGTGATCGGCACGGGCGTGAACGGCAGCGGGATCGTGATCTGGGCGGTGAGCGCGACAAAGCCGCTGAAGAGCACGATCAGCAGCGCGTCGGTGAGCCAGGTGCGGGCTGCGCGCCGCTCAAGCAGCGCGTCGGTGAGCGTCTGTGGCTGATTGATCACAGATGATGACATGGTATCCTCCTTGAGGCGGATGGTGTACATGAGCGTCCATAGCGGAGCCGCACTACGGTAGGCCAAAATCGGCAAATCGTCAACCGAGTTGCGCCGGAGCCGTAAGTCGGCGATACTTGCTCCGAGTTCCAAGTTCAGAGTTCCAAGTTCCAAGTTTCGGTTTGGCTCTTGGTTCTCCCTTGTTCCCTTGTTGAGGTGCCTGTATGACGCTTGTCGCTCCGTCCTCGGCTACCCATTCAGCAGCGATTCTATCGCCAACCGAGCGCGCGACGCTGACCGCCGCATGTGATGCGCTGCTGCCGTCGTTGTCGGCGGGGCCGGACGAGCACGCCGATCTCTTCATGCGCAGCGCCGCCGAGCTAGACATCGCGACGGCGATCGAGCGGGCGCTTACGACGTTCGATCGCGGGCAGCAGGCCGAGTTCAAGCGTCTGCTGCGCGTTCTCGATCAGCCACTCGTCAACGGCGTGCTGATCGGCAGGCGGGCACGCTTCAGGGACCTGGCGCTGCCTGAGCGCGAGCGCGTGCTCCAATCGCTGGCGACGCATCGCTGGTCGCTGCTGCGCACGGGATTTCAGGTGCTCAAGCGCCTGGCGACCTTTCTGTTCTACAGCGTGATCGATGAGAGCGGGCTTAATCCCACCTGGGCCGCGATCGGCTACACGCCATCGCCGAATCCGCCCGCGATCCGGCCAGCGCTCACGCTGACGACGATCGACCGTCCGACGACGCTTGAGTGCGATGTCTGCGTGATCGGCTCCGGGGCGGGCGGC from Herpetosiphonaceae bacterium harbors:
- a CDS encoding glutamate ABC transporter substrate-binding protein, with amino-acid sequence MYRRFLMALTLTLALILSACGQSTGQTDSTGSSPAASGAPAASGAAGGKAMEKAAEGTALRAIQDRGKLIVGVKYDQPGFGFLNPTTNQVEGFDVEIAREIAKRIFGDPNAIEFKESISKNRIPYLNDGTVDMVVATMTANEERAQQIDFSDTYYVAGQSLLVKKDSDIQGIDSLKGKTVATAKGSTSEKNITAKAPEAKIDLYDTYADGVQALLSGRADAVTTDDIILYGFQTQNPDQLKVVGGQFTKEPYAIGVKKGNAELLEAINATLRDIKQSGRWAEIYKQFIPEQNVPDVPPQDWREVK
- a CDS encoding biotin transporter BioY, whose protein sequence is MSSSVINQPQTLTDALLERRAARTWLTDALLIVLFSGFVALTAQITIPLPFTPVPITGQTLGVLLTGAALGSRRGALALLLYVLEGAIGLPVFAGGAAGFARILGPTGGYLLSYPLAAGIIGLLAERGWDRRLHLAALAMLIGNLVIYLIGASWLGLYKGILGNISLMWAGVYPFLPGDLLKIAIAALVLPGAWALVRRTHDER